In one window of Mycobacteriales bacterium DNA:
- a CDS encoding LuxR C-terminal-related transcriptional regulator, whose product MADGLLATITEILAQRSASVARLLAEAVRRHCAVEHVALVSFQGVECSVLAAVGPELLAVGTTAPSALSTRLVRTLEGRPWSSEDFAREAAFDRPIDQLAGKLGIRSGASVPICSAGAAIGAVLLSSRVAGRSWAEAITQVDAVTGLIALGLGIGRQPGEPLHAVVVHRDPLTAHGLARVLERGLLTEVVVAAGPWDPELAARVAAADVTIVEAAVLGPAGLPADGVSTGRLVLITDDHAGEPTAPPPRNGATVVHRRAVLTELIPAVARAVGRPGPSWPPPGGETLTPRERELLLELCTGSTYKQIAGRLGLSTATVRGYSRSLYAKLDVHSRGEAVHKAAQVGLTHG is encoded by the coding sequence ATGGCGGACGGGCTCCTGGCGACGATCACCGAGATCCTCGCGCAGCGCTCAGCCTCGGTGGCACGCCTACTGGCCGAGGCCGTCCGGCGACACTGCGCCGTCGAGCACGTGGCCCTGGTGTCCTTCCAGGGAGTCGAGTGCTCGGTCCTCGCCGCCGTCGGCCCCGAACTCCTGGCGGTCGGCACAACTGCCCCCTCGGCGTTGTCCACCAGGCTGGTCCGAACGCTCGAGGGCCGGCCCTGGTCGTCCGAGGACTTCGCCCGTGAAGCCGCCTTCGACCGACCCATCGACCAGCTCGCGGGCAAGCTCGGCATCCGCTCGGGCGCCTCTGTCCCGATCTGCTCGGCCGGTGCGGCGATCGGTGCGGTGCTGCTCAGCTCGAGGGTGGCCGGTCGGTCCTGGGCGGAGGCGATCACGCAGGTCGACGCCGTTACCGGGCTGATCGCCCTCGGGCTCGGCATCGGCCGGCAGCCCGGTGAGCCGCTGCATGCGGTCGTCGTGCACCGCGATCCCCTCACCGCGCACGGTCTGGCCCGAGTGCTCGAACGAGGCCTGCTGACGGAGGTGGTGGTCGCTGCCGGGCCGTGGGACCCCGAGCTCGCCGCGCGCGTCGCCGCCGCCGACGTCACCATCGTCGAGGCTGCCGTGCTCGGGCCGGCAGGGCTGCCGGCCGACGGGGTGAGCACCGGCCGGCTGGTGCTGATCACCGACGACCACGCCGGCGAACCCACGGCTCCGCCGCCGCGCAACGGAGCGACCGTCGTCCACCGGCGCGCCGTCCTCACCGAGCTGATCCCCGCCGTCGCACGCGCGGTCGGCCGCCCCGGTCCGTCGTGGCCGCCACCTGGCGGCGAGACGCTGACCCCTCGAGAACGCGAGCTGCTGCTCGAGTTGTGCACGGGCAGCACCTACAAGCAGATCGCCGGCCGGCTGGGGCTGTCGACGGCCACCGTCCGCGGCTACTCACGCAGCCTGTACGCCAAGCTCGACGTGCACTCCCGAGGCGAAGCGGTGCACAAGGCCGCGCAGGTCGGCCTCACCCACGGCTGA